The following is a genomic window from Benincasa hispida cultivar B227 chromosome 7, ASM972705v1, whole genome shotgun sequence.
TCTTATAACATTATGCTTAAAACCATGCTAGAAAAATTCATCTTGTGAAATCATGCTTGAACACATCACTTGTAGAAATAGCATATGAAATTCATACTAAGTCAATCATTTCCAGCATACTTGAAGTAAAGAACTCATTGGGAGAGAAATCATGCTTAAAACATAACTTCAGAAACATTAAGACATCAAACTTTAAATATATGGCTAATATGCCACACTTTATCATAAAACCATTTCATTCCACATCGAACCATgctttgaaaatattaaaagaaattattttaaatcatttgtcACTCATTGATCCTTAATTGGTTCCCAATAGCTTGTAGGCTTTTCCAATCTCAGTTTGGCCTATAAAATAAGTTAATACCCCTTGGTTAACATCTTGGACGACTTAAATACTTAGCAACTTCTAATTATTTAGGCATACTCTTATAATTTCCTAATTAATCCTTAAAGTTTTATGTGAGTCCATATTTAGTCATTTTTATAGCTTACAATGCATAGTACTACTTGATGGCCTAAAAAATTGCTTATCAATTTCAAACTCTCAAAATTAGGCAAACGAGTGCGTGTCTAGGCGTCATCTGAAGGTCCTGTGTGTGCGTCTAAGCACCCATGTGCGTGTCTCAGTGCCCACAGTGAGCATGTTGCATGTAGTTGGCATGCGCGAGACACGTGACCGACAGACCAACTACCCACCTGCCTTCTTCAACCTTTGGCCAACAGTCTCCCTCTAGACACCTGATTTCCAGATTCCACTTTCAAGACTCAACACACTAGTTTCAGcccatttaatttaaaatttctttccATAAACATCTTACACAATCTTAAAGCTTATTTACCTTTAAATTTGAGATTCTAGTTCCTTCCAAATAGCTCCAATTTCACCGATCTTTATTGCCTGCTCGACTTTGCCCAAAACTTAAACCAACCTCGAGTTTTCTTCATATTTCATCATCTTCTAGATGAATTTCATCATGGCAGCCCTCGATCTTCTTCATCACCGATTAGGCTTCGATTTGGCTAAAAAATTTCTCCATTTGCACGAGTAAATATGGCAAACCGAGTTTCTCTCATTAGCCCCTATCTATACTTCCCTTTGTATGTCTTCTTTGCACCATAATCTGACACCTCATGCCACTAACAATTGTCCTAGGTCCAAAATTATGCCACTTAACCCACTAATTAAAGTTTAATTGATTTAGTTAGTTCTTATCCAATTTAATAAGGTAACTTGAATATTAACCTAACCTCTCAGCCACTTCAAGCCAACACCTCAACGCATTGCTTCAATTTCCTTTCCTCCTATGCATAGCTTATCCATCACTTGTCCTTGCCAACTTTTGGCTTAGCACACACTTCCACACCATGCTTTTCTCTATGCCTACAAGCACATAGCTTCTTCTTATGCACCAACGTAGGagtgttcaaataacccgacaaCTTAAACaacccggactacccaacccaaaatataagGGTTGGGTTCGATTAGTTGTGTTTTTGGGTTAGGTTTGGTTAagctttttctatttttgtttgggttgggttgggtcgtgGGTTGGCTAaagaaaaatttgggttgatctAACCCAActcgaattatatatatatatttctctttgtttaaagtttattactttgtattgattagtttgtgaatttttaatatttttcttttaaaattgttatgatatttgtttttgtttaaaatttgtaataaatatcatagatatttggtatttaacatttgaattttatgatattttaataCTAGTCATGTGttgtttacatatttttaatttaaaagaacaaAAGTTATAACTCGACAACCCAACCAAATCTAACTTGAATTTAAAGggatgagttgggttgggttagagaCTTTATTTGGGTCTTTCGGGTTGTCAACCCAACCAACCTGAAGTTTTGGATTGGTCTAAAAAACATCCTCAGCCCAACCTAACTCAACCTaacccatgtacacccctaCACTAATGCATAGGCCACACTTCTATGACACTTAACTAAATATCTTAAGCTAACTCTCTTATGCGTGTGACTTGTTTCCCACGCCTAGGTAGTTCTTTCAAGCTTAACACTTAGGCAATTTCATCTCTCCAATCTTACAACAGTAAAGTTTAAGCCTACACAACAAATGCTAAAATTTACTAAATGCCTTAAAACATATATACATCAAAGTGAACTTCAAGCTGGAAATTAAGTTTTAGGGTTTACAATTTGCCTCCCCCTTAAAAGAATTTCGTCTTCAAGATTTAGTTAGACATCTTCATGAGAAAAGATGTGGGTATCTACTCCTCATCTGATCTTTAGTTTCCCAAGTGGCTAATTCCACACCATGGTTCTTCCACAATACCTTCATTAATGGGACAATCTTGCTTTCTAATACCTGTTATTTCCTCCCTAAGATTTGCACATGATTTCTCTTCTTTCGATAGATTCTTCTTTAAGTAAACTGGTTATGCCTAAAGAACATGAGATGAATCTGGAACACGAAGTACATCATGTATCTTGGACAACTCCACAAGCAATGCTAGTCTATAAGCTGACGGTCCGATTCGTTCTATAATCCTATAGGGTCCAATATATCTCAGACTTAGCTTTCCTTTTCTATCAAAATGTAACACACCCTTCCACGTGGATAGTTTTGAAAAACTTAGTCTTTAACTTTAAACTCCAATTCTCTTTATCACTTGTCTGCATAACTTTTCTGTCGATCTCGAGCTGTCTTTTGGTTTTCCTGATTAGTTTAAGACTCTCTAAGGTAACTTGGACTAACTCTAGTACTATCTTTCTCCTACTTCACTCCAGCGCACAGGAGTTCTACACTGCCTTCCGTACATTGCCTTATAAGGTGCCATTCCAATACTAGAATGATAGTTGTTGTTGTATGAAAAATCCATCAAAGGTAAGTGAGCATCCCAACTTCCTTTAAATAGTAGCACACATGCGCATAATATGTCTTCTAATGTTTATATGGTCCTTTCTGATTGACCATCCATTTAAGAATGAAAAGTCATGCTAAAATATAGTTTAGTTCCCAGAGCTTCCCTCAAATTAGGCCCAAACTTCAAAGTAAACCTCACGTCTCTATTTAATACTATCGACACTGAAGCTCCATACTGGCTCATAATTTTGTCCACATAAAGTTAGCCAAATTGTTAAGAGTAAATGTTACCTTGGCTGGCAAGAACCTTATTATCTTAGTGAACCTGTTTATAATCACCCATATACCATCAAATCCACTAGGAGTTTTGGACAAACCGAATAATAAATCCATCATCACATGGCCCCATTTCCATTCAGGCATAGGGAGTGGGTTCAGAAGTCCCACCGATCTCTGACGTTAAAGCCTAACCTGTTGATAAATCAAACATTATTCTACATACTCTACTATTTCACGCTTCATTCTCTGCCATCAGTAGAACCTTTTCAAAGTCCTATACATCTTTGAGCTTCCTAGAAGCATAACATAGGCTAAACTATGAGCTTCTTCCAGGATTGCATTTTTTAGAGTCAAGTTGTTAGGAACACATTGTTAGGTTTTATTCCctaaactcatagatagtaaatgtaattaatttacCATCATCAATAGAGAGATCgattttatttcaataaatgttattgattgtgtcgtattctattttatcttaataaccctaaatccaataaactaacatcctagattGTTtgatgagtcttgaactgtttGTGGAGGCAAACagagatcaatgttcaagatatagcttaaagggtctatagtatagggatatggtcaggtaccttatcctggtgacactatgaacacgacccactttgtatttgatagaaacgcaatgatccaacgcgtttGTATAGGTGACACGTGAGTGGCGgtatccctgtctcttatacacatctagatgtgtataagagacagctataagactgggtaccttatcctggtgacactatgaacacgacccactttgtatttgatagaaacgcaatgatccaacgcgtttGTATAGGTGAcatgccccccccccccccccccccggggggggagggggaagggctgtctcttatacacatctagatgtgtataagagacagggtgtTGACttgttaggtttctatttcaataggatgacctaagcAACtaagtcttaatcctgagtgtattatgaacttctgcccACGAGagattgtcttttgatttgtatgggtgagagtggctagttttccgactcaataagcctaccattttggggacaagatcgaGTGAGAAGccaggaacataataatacaaaatggatttcactccttcccgactttAAGGTAAGTacatgagtgttcccttaagtgatgtcttcgggacttgaacaaagggccctaccctttcACTAGTCCAAGAGGGATTTCTATTTAATAgttagaccataaacaggttattcattagaggaacactTTTACGTAAGGATATAGAGAtaacctaggggtaaaaagataattttctccagttggtgttacgaacactcgaaaatgactaacttgctattatttgattatatcagtggacacaaaaatatatatgcagTGAGAATaatgcagttgtgggtctttagtggagtgtacccatagtttacgaatattgattaatttggttaatgagtttagccaattaatctcatatcgttggagcttctaatctgtaagtccacgaggtccccttcCTAACTCGTAAAGGGAATTGAGATAACTATGTCAtgaattgagtttgaaatgtAATAATATAACGTATAaagatacattataacataaagtttatattttattgaaactttataatataatttaattttggatatgattcaaaattaatttattggagaattaaaaatttgaaggagttcaaatattaatttaatgtgaattggattcatattaaaactataggttaaaattaatgtgtatctgatgcacattaaaactataggttatgagagaaatacaattgaatatgattctatTGGAggttaaattgaatatttgatatttaatttagtagatatttaattggagaactaaatgattatttaatttgatttaatttaattaaattagttgaattagAACTACACGTTATGTGAgagatatttcatttaaatatgatttaaatgaaatcattaattaaataagatttaattaaacattaattattaaattaattaattaaaataatctattctatttaaattaatttagttttaattttaatttaaagttaaCTCTCACATAGGGAGTTAACAAAAACGTGGGATGTCCCCCACGTTTTTCTCTATCTCTCCTTTGATAATGCACCTGCAAATCGTACGCAGAAGGGATGCTTGAtgaatctgaaaaaaaaaaaaaaaaaaaaaaaaaaaaaaaaaaaaaaacacacacacacacacacacacacacacacatagaAAGGTTATGTGAATTTTACTCTAAAATTTCTCCATCTTTGTctctaattaattttgattctcACAAAACCACACTTCAAGTTTCTCAGAAAATAGGGAGGTAGCTTTTTGGTGGTGTTAATTTCGATCCAAAGGAGTTTTACAATTTGGTTCCACAAAAGTAAGGGTTCCTCTTCCTTTCTTTGTAGAAATAATTTATGCATGCTTAACCTAGGGCAATATTATAGTAggctaaattttatttattttggtctctgTACTTTTTTCTGGAATTACCCAGTGTATAGGTTTTTTACAAAACCCAAAttgaaaatgagtttaattcCATGTTTTTCGCTGCAATTAGGGATTTCATCTCTACACACATAACCTGTTTTCTTTCATCAACGCTCCATCTTGCCTAAATACATAGTCTATCCTCTAATTCAAGCTCACCTCCTCTACTAGCTTCTTGAGAACTGAATCTTCTGATTGTTCTCTAATAATATCATCTACTAGAGTAGGCCTCACCTAAAAGTGAGCAAGTAAACTTTCTAAGCTTCCTACTGTAAATACAAGATTAGAACTCCTCAACTATTTCAATAATGATAGTCTAACAATATTAAGTGGAGCCTTAGGGTGCCTAGACTTCCTGCTCAATGCATCAACTACTATATTAGCCTTTCTTGGATGATATTCTATCATCCAATCATAATCCTTGATCAAGTCTAGTCATCTCCTCTATCTCAAGTTCAGTTTCTTCCACTCAAGGATGTACTTTAGGCTCTTATGGTCGATGTAGATGTGACACTTCTCACCTAATAGATAGTATCTTCAGGTTTTCAAAGCTAAAACCACTATTACTAGCTTTAGGTCATGGGTCGGATAGTTGCATTCATACTTCTTTAACTGTCTTGAAGCATAGGCAACCACTTTTCTTTCCTGCATTAGAACACAGCATAAACCCTGTCGTGAAGCATCATAATAAATTTCAAACTCTTTTCCTGACACTGGAAGAGTTAGAATAGGTGCCATCATGAGCCTCTTCTTCAAATCCTGAAAACTTTGCTCACACTTTTCTAACCATTCAAACTTACCATTCTTCTTTGTTAGACCTGTTAGAGGGAGTCCTATCTTTGAGAAACCTTCCATAAATTATCGGTAATAACCTTTTATACCTAGGAAACTACGAACTTTTATTACTGAAGTGGGTTGTTCCTACTTAACTATGGCCTCTGTCTTCTAGGAATCCATACTAACCCATGTAATTGATACTATGTGACCTAAGAACACCACCCGATCAAGCCAAAACTCATATTTATTGAATTTGGCATATAGCTTCTTGTCACATAAATGTTTGTAACACAATTCTGAGGTGCTCTACATGCTTCTCCCTGCTTTCTGAGCATATAAGAATATCATCTATAAACGCGATCACAAACTTATCCAAATACAGATGAAACACTCAGTTCATAAGATCCATAAACATTGTTGGTGTGCTCGTTAATCGAACAACATAACCAGAAATTCATAGTGGTTATACCTATCTTGAGAGCCGTCTTGGAAGCATCTGACTCTTTGATCTTTAGTTGATGATATCCTTACCCTAGATCAGTGTTCGAGAATACTGTTGCACCTTTCAGTTAATCAAATGAATAATCTATACAAGGTAAAGGATAATAGTTATGTATCATTACCTTATTCAGTTGTTGGTAATCAATGCATAATCTGAGTgtaccatccttcttcttcacgAACAATACGAGTGCGCCCCAAGGAGACACACTGGGTCATATATACCCTTTGTCAACCAATTCCTGTAACTgagtttttaattcttttagcTCGTTGGGTACTAATCTGTAGGTGCAATCCCTGGAATCAAGTCTATAATGAAGTCTACTTCTCTGTCAGGTGGTAACCTTGACAGCTCCTTTGGAAAGACATCCACATACTCTCGTACCACTGGTATGTCCTCATGTTTCAGCTTCTCTATTTGTAAATCAGTTATATGTGCCAAATACGCTGTACAACCCTTACTTAACAGTTTTTtagcttttaaaattaatattaaacaaGTAGGAAGAATCTTCTTGTCACCCCTAAATATGACCTCAACTACTCTTTACTTCCTAAATACTACTTCTTTCTTATAACAGTCCATGGATGCATGATACTTGGATAAGAAATCCATTCCCAGAATAAAATCAAACTCTTGCAGTTCAAAGGGAATTAAATCAACCATTATAGTTATACCATCAACCTCAACCACACAATATCTATAGACGTTACTAACTACCAAAACATCACCAAAATGAGTAGAGATAAATAGTTCATCAATCATAGGCTCTAATCTTCTATCAATATTCAAGGTAAACATGCTAGAAATAAAAGAATAGGTAACTCCTAGATCTAATAACACATGTGCAGGCTGATTACAAACAAGCAATGTACTAGTAACAACTTTTGGTGCATCTTCTGCCTCATGCTGGGTTATGACATACACCTTCCCCTATTGACAGGCCGTCCTACAATTCCTTTTTGTTTCGCACCACTGGTGCCTTCACCTCTTGTTCCCATTGTATTTGGTTGATTCATAGTCTGAGAAATCATTCTCTACTCAGCCTAACCTTCCTGCATCGGCTGAGACCACTCTCTTTTGAATGACCTAACTGCCCACAATTGTAGCAGACATTCGCTCCACTTTAGCATTGCCTTGAATGGTACTTACCACAATTAGTACACAACaaaaagtgtagcaaatctatctataagagaccttttgtctaaggcaggttctgtctaggctggggtatttaagctgacagaaacggaacacccctatctgggaagctacctagaaaggtgaattagatagatttaatgtatgcatgcaaatttgaggacagtccattaaagagtttaatgtgactacttaaacttgtttaatttcaaagacaaaagttgtttttgagtaAATTAAGCTGACTTAGATAAAATCggtaggtagaacattcagtgggaggtacttggggtatatgatacttcatttaaacctcttcacatttcttcctttatgttcacatcgtgagatctatcctcggcctcgtggcaccctgggagtgtccccctaaaggatggtatttggataggttaatatcaaggtggatggatagaatgttcatagtaagtgggagtgggacgtgcgacagcatatcccacggtctctctcattagattGGATAATatttctgtgcatcgcctcgaggaaccctgggagtgtccccctataggatggtagttttgcgcaattctttatctgatctcgtataggataaggtcgctttagtctcttgtcttaatatgatttttccttatggtgggcacattagggcgggactctagggccgaaaacgaggggttacacttacgcgaaattgttaagggttaacagttctggaccaaacgaatggtgactgttaggtgcagttacaagagttgttttatgcctaatggttgagagtgtctcctcccagtgaaggggcatctgatcaccccaccggtgatgtttgtcctacctcgctggggcatcattgtgaaatagaagtcttttcacttagggtacttggaaactatttttctaaaactaaaattagtgttaaaatgtggtattgcatagacttattaagtttgctcATTTTTCAACTATGTATTTATGCTACAGCCATATTAGCTCTACTTAGCATCGACAAACTGACTGGCAAAAACTACGAtagttggaaacacacgatcacaaccatattaatcatcgatgacctgaggttcatccttatggaggagtgtcctcctattccaccttctAATGCCACTCGAAATCTTTGGGAGGCCTATAAGTGTTGGACACaggcgaacgagaaggcccaaacctatatcttggctagtcttcacaatgttttggccaagaagcatgagcctatggtctcagtgcgtgagatcatggagtccctacggggaatgttcggacaaccgtctagACTGCTCAAGTACGAGGCTCTGAAATGCATCtttaactccaaaatggaggaatgAACCTTTGTTCAAGAACATGTGTTTAATataatggtccacttcaacgtggcggagatgaatgggtcttggatcaatgagggcagccaggttagcataatcctgcattcgtTGTCGGATACTTTCCTGCACTTTATCAGCAATGCGATTttgaacaaagtggactatacccttacaactctgctcaacgagttacagacattccaatcctttctaaaaagtaaggagaagaaggttggagaggcaaatgttgtctcgtcttcaaagaagttccataagggttcgacctcaggaataAAGTCTCCACCTTCTACTTTTAACACTACCAAGTTGAAAAAGaatggtggtaaggggaaggggaaggcgcCTGTTAACCCACCACTTGTCGCCCAACGGGGAAGGCGACCAGCACCCGtagacaaaggaaaatgtttccattgtaaccagaatgggcattggaagaggaattgtcctcgctagatcaaggagaagaacaaggcaagcccaagcccaaggcaaaacaaggtaaatataatttactggtgttggaaacttgtttagtagagaatgatgattctgtctagATTATGACTCCGGGCCCACTAATCAtgcttgttcttcttttcaggggattagatcctggcagTAGTTGgaggttggtgagatgacgatacgaGTAGGCACATGACACATCATCTTAGCTGTGGTAATGGGAGGAATCTAGTTGACTTTGCAGAAGAAGTTTATCTTTTtagataatgtttatgtagtttttgagttgaaaaggaacttaatttctgtaaaatgtaTGATACAGTGTAATTATACtctcaatttttatttgaataaagtgtttatttataaaGATGGAGTTAAAATCTGTTCAACAtatctggaaaataacttgtatgtgctaaggccgttagcaacgagttccctccataacatagagatgtttaaaactgttgtaactcaaaataaacgacaaaaggtttctccaaaagaaaatgcccaactttggcaccttcgatcagggcacatcaatcttaataggattgagaggttggtgaagaattgaCTTGTAACAACCCCACCTCCTAAGACTATTAAAAAAGGGATCGTTactgcatgcatgcataaatattcacattgaggaaaataaagtaaaaataaaatagaataatcaTGATTTTGAACTGCTTTAAGTATATAAGAAAATGTTCTGCCATTATCTCAAGATCTTAAATTGTTCGACCCGGGTACCCTTTTTAACatgaaataaattatatataaacatattataataaaatcGTAAATGTAATAAAATCAACACATGAGAAAATTATAAAGGGTCAACTGCGGAAGCGATTCTGGTTTTTTTTGCACTGTcacggattcctcttgtcagtcACCTGAGTAtccttgcccttacctgaaaaaaaaaataaagataaaggttgagtataaaatactcagtaagtgatcccattaccgggATCAGACTATGCATTCACGAGCAAAGAAAGATAGTTTGTGccagtaagtgatcccattaccgggATCAGACTATGCATTCACGAGCAAAGAAAGATAGTTTGTGGCTCATACAGccatatcaattttttatgatgaaaggaaaaccaaaaaaCGTACTATCTTGTCTTgaaacgcatgtctagcggcccataGGGACActgtcaaacatgaaaataacatgaacatgaacccatcgactcacgcatgtctagcggcccgtaggcacaccgtcaaacatgataataacatgaacataaacctgtcggttcacgcatgtctagcggcccgtaggcacgcCGTCAAACttgaaacatgaaaaaaaaataacatgaacgtaaacctgtcggctcgcatgtctagcggcccgtaggcacactatcaaacatggaaaaataatatgaatgtgaaccttttgactcacgcatgtctacgGCTCGTAGGCACGCtgtcaaacatgaaactagacccgtaggtcctctgaaataaaacatgtgTCAAGGCGAGACAGTAAACCGCTCTattggtctattcatgcatcacatatataatatcagtactgattagaaattcgaacatgctcataatacttataactttcatgcaacaagtaaaacataatgaaaaaaaaaatcatgcttCAAGAGTCCATTAAGTAACTTTATAAGTCTAGTCTAGGCCGCTTGGCATGAAGGCACCGGtaatagtaccacttacctcaacttggtctcAAAAGTCTATGCAAATAACTCATTAATAGCCCTTGGATAAAACTCAAATCAATCCTATGACATTAACCACAAGTTTAGTTTAGCAACTATGGCCTAGGAAATGAGTCAAAGATTAAATAAATCCTCAGGTCTAAGTCCAAAGGATAACCAACCGACTTACACAAAACTTACTCAACTCCAAAaatttttggttgaaaagaaaggTCTCTTCCTTGATAGCAATGCCCCAAAATCTTCCAAAATCCTAATCCTGAAAGTTGTCACAATGGCTAATAACCAAAATTGTTTCCAACACAAAGTGACACtccaaaaatctcaaaaaacccAATCCTTGCCCATAATAAACCAACTCTTACCCAACTCAAGATTTTGCAAGAATAGGCAGCGGCGGTCGGCGAACCCAATGGTGGCTGACCAGAATGACGACGAAACTAGTCCAGCGCCGTCTGAAACGAGCGGCTGCACCGATCGGAGGCAGGGTGGTAGTATGCATCGATTGTGGCTGAGTGTGGCTGCAGAAACGGGGCTGAATGGCTGGGCGTGACGGATGAAGGGGGTCTGCATGGGTGGAACGGCTTGGGCGTGGCGGCTCACGGCCAACTTCGACAATCCAGGCACCGGATGAGGCAGCGGCGGACGACCCGACTGAAGGACAGGGGACGACGAACGGCGGGGGCTCTTCGCGGCGACGGGGTAGCAGCAGCGCTCGGCGATGGCACTGGCAATGCGGCGCGGCTAGAAGAGGAGGGAAGATCGACGGCGAAGTAACAGGCGACAGCGGCTCTGGCGGCTAGGGtttgggtaaaaaaaaaaagggagaagaaaagaagagaggcGTGCGGTCTtcagaagagagagaaaaaagaaaaaaatctattttcttttttttttttttttttaaacctttCCCACAAGTATATAAAACTTAaaccttttccttttccctttaaaaaaagatttcctaatcctttttcaaaatatatatactttttcttttaaaaactcCAACAAACAGATTTAATTATCTCCATAGATAATCAAATCTCCAAATGCAAgccaaaataaaactcaattaattccaattaattaaattatattttagcttAGCCAAATACATAAAACTCATATAATTTATCCAAGTAgccaacataaaaaaataaagcttaattacaaaataaatcagGATG
Proteins encoded in this region:
- the LOC120081197 gene encoding uncharacterized protein LOC120081197 isoform X2, with protein sequence MQTPFIRHAQPFSPVSAATLSHNRCILPPCLRSVQPLVSDGAGLVSSSFWSATIGFADRRCLFLQNLELGLGFWKILGHCYQGRDLSFQPKIFGVE
- the LOC120081197 gene encoding uncharacterized protein LOC120081197 isoform X1 — encoded protein: MQTPFIRHAQPFSPVSAATLSHNRCILPPCLRSVQPLVSDGAGLVSSSFWSATIGFADRRCLFLQNLELGLGFWKILGHCYQGRDLSFQPKIFGGKGKDTQVTDKRNP